A window of Lacibacter sediminis contains these coding sequences:
- a CDS encoding shikimate dehydrogenase family protein, with translation MRQFGLIGYPLSHSFSKKYFTEKFSEEGINNCNYELYPISSIDQFPQLLASLEGLEGINVTIPYKEEVLPFLHHQSEAVKEIGACNCIKIKDGQLTGYNTDVLGFRQSFEPFVKPHHKQALVLGTGGAAKAVVWVLKQIGIGYKYVSRRKADDMLRYEDIDETVMQQYQVVINTTPLGMQPNVYDKPSLPYQYFTNHHLCYDLVYNPAKTAFLQLAEEHGAAIKNGGDMLVIQAEESWKIWNS, from the coding sequence ATGCGTCAATTTGGTTTGATAGGATACCCGTTGAGTCATTCGTTTTCAAAAAAATATTTCACAGAAAAATTTTCAGAAGAGGGTATCAACAATTGCAATTATGAATTGTATCCTATCTCTTCCATTGATCAGTTCCCGCAACTACTTGCAAGTCTAGAAGGACTTGAAGGTATCAATGTCACCATTCCTTACAAGGAAGAAGTATTGCCATTTCTTCACCATCAGTCAGAAGCTGTGAAGGAGATTGGTGCATGCAATTGTATCAAGATCAAAGATGGACAACTCACCGGCTACAATACAGATGTGCTTGGTTTCCGTCAATCATTTGAACCATTTGTAAAACCACATCATAAGCAGGCGTTGGTGCTCGGCACAGGTGGTGCTGCAAAAGCCGTGGTATGGGTGCTCAAGCAAATCGGCATCGGCTACAAATATGTTTCCCGCAGAAAGGCTGATGATATGCTTCGTTATGAAGACATCGACGAAACAGTTATGCAACAATACCAGGTAGTTATCAACACTACACCCTTGGGTATGCAACCGAATGTATATGATAAACCATCATTACCTTATCAATACTTCACCAATCATCATCTCTGTTACGATCTTGTTTACAACCCTGCAAAAACAGCTTTTCTGCAATTAGCCGAAGAGCATGGTGCAGCAATCAAGAATGGAGGAGATATGCTGGTGATTCAGGCCGAAGAAAGCTGGAAGATCTGGAACAGTTGA
- a CDS encoding tetratricopeptide repeat protein → MKQNPSRNDKEEIRELLRLFENLKNGRSQSFLEEESFEKLVDYFDDKEDYPQALQAAELGIEIYPYSSVLLVKKADLLLATRQYKAALETLDQAELLDHNDINLFILRTDAYLALDQQEKAVELLEEGLLLFNGEERLELLFELADVYDDYEEFEKVFDCLKLILEEEPTNEEALYKICFWTDFTGRNEESIKLHLSIINDNPYSELAWFNLGAAYQGLKLYEKSIDAYMYCIAIDEKFDYAYRNIGDAYIRLRKYKDAIEMLEKVLELSRPEEVIHEAIGYCYDRMGQYAQARFHYRKASHMNPEDSKLYYKIACTYINESQYESGIKQLQQALRIHRTQPEYNLAMGMALVEIGEYKTAIEHYANVIKSRPKNVKGWSAILECMLKADLLDNADEYALAAYEATGSKPVFIFYRAAIFFALGKTKQAMTQLEYAMAKAPKLIKKLIELQPKLMQHPQVVDIIARYKRSRFI, encoded by the coding sequence ATGAAACAAAACCCCTCCAGAAACGATAAAGAAGAAATCAGGGAACTGCTGCGTCTTTTTGAAAATCTGAAGAACGGGCGTTCGCAATCATTCCTAGAAGAAGAAAGTTTTGAAAAACTCGTAGACTATTTTGACGATAAGGAGGACTATCCGCAGGCATTGCAGGCGGCTGAACTTGGTATTGAGATCTATCCTTATTCTTCTGTTTTGCTGGTAAAGAAGGCCGATTTACTCCTGGCTACACGCCAATACAAGGCTGCTCTTGAAACGCTCGATCAGGCAGAACTCCTCGACCATAATGACATCAACCTTTTTATTCTCCGCACCGATGCTTATCTGGCTTTGGATCAACAGGAGAAAGCTGTGGAATTGCTTGAAGAGGGGTTGCTGTTATTTAACGGAGAGGAACGATTGGAACTATTGTTTGAGCTGGCCGATGTGTATGATGACTACGAGGAATTTGAAAAAGTGTTCGATTGCCTTAAGTTAATTTTGGAAGAAGAACCTACCAACGAAGAAGCCCTTTATAAGATCTGCTTCTGGACCGATTTCACAGGCCGCAACGAAGAGTCCATCAAACTTCACCTCAGTATCATTAATGATAATCCTTACAGTGAGCTGGCCTGGTTCAACCTTGGCGCCGCTTACCAGGGATTGAAACTATATGAGAAGTCGATTGATGCATACATGTACTGTATTGCCATTGATGAGAAGTTCGATTATGCTTACCGCAACATTGGTGATGCGTATATCCGTCTGCGTAAGTATAAAGATGCCATTGAAATGCTGGAAAAGGTACTTGAACTCAGCAGGCCGGAAGAAGTGATCCATGAAGCAATTGGCTATTGTTACGACAGGATGGGACAGTATGCGCAGGCAAGGTTTCACTACCGTAAGGCTTCACACATGAATCCTGAGGACAGCAAACTTTATTATAAGATCGCCTGTACCTACATCAACGAATCTCAATACGAAAGCGGCATCAAGCAATTGCAACAGGCATTGCGTATCCATCGTACTCAACCGGAATACAACCTGGCAATGGGCATGGCACTTGTGGAAATAGGTGAATACAAAACGGCTATTGAGCATTATGCCAATGTCATCAAATCAAGACCCAAAAATGTAAAAGGCTGGAGTGCCATTCTTGAATGTATGCTCAAAGCCGATTTGCTGGATAATGCGGATGAATATGCCCTTGCTGCATACGAAGCAACGGGAAGCAAGCCGGTATTTATTTTTTACAGGGCAGCAATCTTTTTTGCCTTAGGTAAAACCAAGCAAGCCATGACACAGCTTGAATATGCCATGGCAAAAGCGCCCAAACTCATTAAAAAACTCATTGAACTGCAGCCTAAACTGATGCAACATCCACAGGTTGTGGATATTATTGCCCGTTACAAACGCTCACGCTTTATTTAA
- a CDS encoding sulfatase-like hydrolase/transferase, with amino-acid sequence MNSKWFILAAVLLVLNNFSFAQQRPNIIYIMADDLGYADLSCYGRKDYQTPHLDKLASQGMKFTNAYAGAPVCTPTRTSFMTGRYPARTSIGLLEPWVPSKRDSAIGLHAADHSVAALVKKAGYETALIGKWHLGVGPSFSPLDNGFDYFFGIYTGAADYISHKGDGGKNDLYENRNPVYTKGYTTELLGTKTISFLKQAHNKPFFLSLQFTAPHWPWQGPNDPALPDSIPMSAKLMQTMGKPDAYKEMMKSLDDQVGVIMKTLDETGLAANTIVIFTSDNGGEKFSDMGPYAKMKMTVWEGGVRVPAFVRWPGKIKANTVSHQQVITMDWTATILAAAGAKTNEKYALDGIDLLPVLTANQQIVPRTFYWRIFQRRNQYAILDHNWKYIVDETGEYLFDLSVDEGERNNLITTKPAKAEELKKKYKSWEQSVLTPLPLQ; translated from the coding sequence ATGAACAGCAAATGGTTTATTCTAGCAGCAGTTCTTCTTGTGTTGAATAATTTCTCTTTTGCACAGCAACGACCAAATATCATTTACATCATGGCCGATGATCTCGGTTATGCAGATCTCAGCTGTTACGGACGTAAAGATTATCAAACACCACATCTCGATAAACTTGCATCGCAGGGAATGAAGTTTACAAATGCTTATGCCGGAGCTCCTGTTTGCACGCCCACACGCACATCGTTTATGACAGGCCGTTATCCTGCCCGTACTTCTATTGGTTTGCTGGAGCCATGGGTGCCTTCAAAACGGGATAGCGCCATTGGTTTACATGCAGCAGATCATTCAGTAGCGGCGTTGGTAAAAAAAGCAGGTTATGAAACAGCACTCATCGGTAAATGGCATTTAGGCGTGGGGCCATCCTTCTCTCCGCTTGACAATGGATTTGATTATTTCTTTGGCATATACACCGGTGCTGCTGATTATATTTCGCACAAAGGTGATGGAGGAAAAAATGATCTGTACGAAAACAGAAATCCTGTTTACACAAAAGGATATACAACGGAATTACTTGGAACAAAAACAATTTCATTTTTAAAACAAGCACATAACAAGCCATTCTTTTTAAGTCTTCAGTTTACTGCTCCGCATTGGCCATGGCAGGGACCAAATGATCCTGCGTTGCCCGATAGTATTCCCATGAGTGCAAAGCTTATGCAAACAATGGGAAAACCGGACGCCTACAAAGAGATGATGAAAAGTTTAGACGACCAGGTTGGTGTTATCATGAAAACATTGGACGAAACAGGATTGGCTGCCAATACAATTGTCATCTTCACCAGTGATAATGGTGGTGAAAAATTTTCCGATATGGGACCTTACGCAAAAATGAAAATGACCGTATGGGAAGGTGGTGTGCGTGTGCCTGCTTTTGTACGTTGGCCCGGAAAAATTAAAGCGAATACGGTATCGCATCAACAGGTGATTACCATGGACTGGACAGCAACCATTCTTGCAGCAGCGGGTGCAAAAACAAATGAAAAATATGCACTTGATGGCATTGATCTTCTCCCGGTTCTTACAGCTAATCAACAAATAGTACCACGAACATTTTACTGGCGCATTTTTCAACGACGTAATCAATACGCCATACTTGATCATAACTGGAAATACATTGTTGATGAAACAGGAGAATATCTGTTTGACTTATCGGTTGATGAAGGCGAACGAAACAATCTTATTACTACCAAACCTGCGAAGGCAGAAGAGTTAAAGAAAAAATATAAAAGCTGGGAGCAATCGGTGTTAACCCCGCTGCCGTTGCAATGA
- a CDS encoding thioesterase family protein translates to MSRIKLTLPEQFTFTATIPVRITDLNYGNHVGNDAVLSIIHEARMQFLSHHGFAELDCAGVGLIMSDVGIEFKKEIFYGDVLSVNIAAVNFTSVGFDLYYQILNREKAVTALAKTGMVCYDYGKKKIAAVPTVVKEKLASGEK, encoded by the coding sequence ATGTCACGTATCAAACTCACTTTACCGGAACAGTTTACGTTTACCGCAACTATTCCTGTTCGCATTACCGATCTCAACTATGGCAACCATGTTGGTAATGATGCGGTGCTTTCTATCATACACGAAGCAAGAATGCAGTTCCTCTCCCATCATGGCTTTGCTGAATTGGATTGTGCCGGTGTAGGTTTAATTATGAGTGATGTGGGCATTGAATTTAAAAAAGAAATCTTCTACGGCGATGTTTTATCGGTGAACATTGCTGCGGTAAACTTTACGTCAGTTGGGTTCGACCTCTATTATCAAATTCTGAACAGAGAGAAAGCAGTTACAGCGTTGGCAAAAACCGGGATGGTTTGTTACGATTACGGAAAGAAAAAGATTGCAGCGGTTCCGACTGTGGTGAAAGAGAAGTTGGCGAGTGGTGAGAAGTAA
- a CDS encoding phosphosulfolactate synthase, producing MNFNLTQIPERNKKPRNHGITMVMDKGLSVEEAKNFMSIAEPHVDIVKLGFGTSFVTPNLRAKLDVYASYDIPVYFGGTLFEAFLIRNQFEDYISVCKEYGVTYMEVSDGSIEIPHAEKCGYIEKLTKHGTVLSEVGSKDAAHIIPPYKWIELMRAELEAGSTYVIAEAREAGNVGIYRGSGEVREGLVQEILTQIPEEKIIWEAPQKAQQLYFIELVGHNVNLGNIAPSEVIPLETMRLGLRGDTFHMFLDKQKA from the coding sequence ATGAATTTTAACCTTACACAGATTCCTGAGCGTAATAAGAAACCCCGCAATCATGGCATTACAATGGTAATGGATAAGGGGCTGAGTGTTGAAGAAGCTAAGAACTTTATGAGCATTGCTGAGCCACATGTGGACATTGTGAAGCTGGGCTTTGGAACTTCGTTCGTTACACCTAATCTTCGGGCTAAGCTTGATGTATATGCTTCTTACGACATTCCCGTTTATTTCGGCGGCACTTTGTTTGAGGCATTCCTCATCCGTAACCAGTTTGAAGATTACATCAGCGTTTGTAAAGAATATGGCGTTACATACATGGAAGTAAGTGATGGTTCCATTGAAATTCCACATGCAGAAAAGTGCGGTTACATTGAAAAATTAACGAAACACGGAACGGTGTTGAGCGAAGTGGGCAGTAAAGATGCAGCGCACATCATTCCCCCTTATAAATGGATCGAATTGATGCGTGCTGAACTGGAAGCCGGTTCTACTTATGTAATTGCTGAAGCCCGTGAAGCCGGTAATGTGGGTATTTATCGTGGCAGTGGTGAAGTGCGTGAAGGTCTGGTGCAGGAAATTCTTACACAGATCCCTGAAGAAAAGATCATATGGGAAGCTCCGCAAAAAGCACAACAACTTTACTTTATTGAATTGGTTGGTCATAATGTGAACCTTGGGAATATTGCTCCGTCAGAAGTAATTCCGCTTGAGACCATGCGTTTGGGTTTACGTGGCGACACCTTCCATATGTTCCTCGATAAACAGAAAGCATAA
- a CDS encoding branched-chain amino acid aminotransferase — MIGAMDILITKSETSKLSSLDLGNVPFGKHFTDHMLVADYEDGEWKNVEIKPYQPITISPANAAIHYGQSIFEGIKAYRHENGEAYIFRPFDNFQRFNKSAERMQMPAVPEEIFIEGMRKLIEVDKDWIPMKKDHSLYIRPFMFANDDVIGVKPSDKYRFMIILCPTGPYYAVPMKIYVEEHFVRAVPGGVGFAKAAGNYGSSMYPTNEAKKKGYDQVLWTDAIEHKYLQEFGMMNGFVIIGNTAITPNLDEGTILAGVTRDSVIAILKDMGLTVEERPISIHEVVDAFNNGTLKEVFGTGTAATISMIKELRYKDTVMEFDTDKWTISPEVKRRLTDIREGRAADIHEWLFKI, encoded by the coding sequence ATGATTGGTGCTATGGATATTTTAATTACAAAATCTGAAACAAGTAAACTGAGCAGCCTTGATCTGGGTAATGTTCCTTTTGGTAAACATTTTACTGATCATATGCTGGTGGCCGATTATGAAGATGGTGAGTGGAAGAATGTAGAGATCAAACCTTATCAGCCGATTACCATTTCTCCTGCCAATGCAGCGATCCATTACGGACAAAGTATTTTCGAAGGTATCAAAGCGTATCGTCATGAAAATGGTGAAGCGTATATTTTCCGTCCGTTCGATAACTTTCAGCGTTTCAATAAATCGGCAGAACGTATGCAGATGCCTGCAGTGCCTGAAGAAATTTTTATTGAAGGCATGCGTAAGCTGATTGAAGTAGATAAAGACTGGATCCCGATGAAGAAAGATCATTCATTATACATCCGTCCGTTCATGTTTGCGAATGATGATGTGATAGGAGTGAAGCCGAGTGATAAATACAGATTCATGATCATCCTTTGTCCAACCGGTCCATATTATGCAGTACCAATGAAGATATATGTGGAAGAACATTTTGTTCGTGCAGTACCCGGTGGTGTTGGTTTTGCAAAAGCAGCAGGGAACTATGGATCATCGATGTATCCAACAAATGAAGCAAAGAAAAAAGGATACGACCAGGTATTATGGACTGATGCAATTGAACACAAATACCTGCAGGAATTTGGTATGATGAATGGGTTTGTGATCATTGGTAATACAGCCATCACACCAAATCTTGATGAAGGCACCATTCTTGCCGGTGTTACAAGAGACAGTGTGATTGCGATTTTAAAAGATATGGGTTTAACTGTTGAAGAACGTCCGATCAGTATTCATGAAGTAGTAGACGCATTCAACAACGGAACATTGAAAGAAGTGTTTGGTACAGGTACCGCAGCAACTATTTCCATGATCAAAGAATTACGATACAAAGACACAGTGATGGAATTTGATACAGACAAATGGACGATCTCTCCTGAAGTGAAACGTCGTTTAACTGATATCCGTGAAGGCAGGGCAGCAGATATACACGAATGGTTATTCAAAATATAA
- the rdgB gene encoding RdgB/HAM1 family non-canonical purine NTP pyrophosphatase, which yields MQQLIFASGNRHKAEEIEAALPEGFRILTMKDAGVEEEIPEPFHTLEENSKHKAQFLAERLQQDCFAEDTGLEVEALNGEPGVHSARYAGDGKDFSANTDKLLTNMQGQSNRRARFRTVFSLILDGKLYQFEGICNGTILENKAGTGGFGYDPVFLPDGSSKAFAEMTMEEKNKYSHRKKGLDLMIDFLKKS from the coding sequence ATGCAACAACTCATTTTCGCCAGCGGTAACCGGCACAAAGCCGAAGAAATTGAAGCCGCACTTCCGGAAGGTTTCCGCATCCTTACCATGAAAGATGCAGGCGTGGAAGAAGAAATTCCCGAACCATTTCATACACTCGAAGAAAATTCAAAACACAAAGCACAGTTCTTAGCAGAGCGTTTGCAACAGGATTGTTTTGCAGAAGATACAGGGCTTGAAGTGGAAGCACTGAATGGTGAACCTGGCGTTCATTCGGCTCGATATGCAGGTGATGGCAAAGATTTTTCTGCCAATACTGATAAGCTGCTCACAAATATGCAGGGCCAAAGCAACCGCCGGGCACGTTTCCGCACCGTTTTTTCGCTTATCCTTGATGGTAAGCTTTATCAGTTTGAAGGAATCTGTAACGGCACGATTTTAGAAAATAAAGCAGGAACAGGGGGATTTGGATACGACCCTGTATTTTTACCCGACGGAAGCAGCAAAGCTTTCGCCGAAATGACGATGGAGGAAAAGAACAAATACAGTCACCGGAAAAAAGGGCTCGACCTGATGATCGATTTCCTCAAAAAAAGTTAA
- a CDS encoding RNA polymerase sigma factor has product MQSNQMIPDTDLISGCISGDRRMQKAMYDKYAGKMYAVCLRYMGNADDAQDILQEGFVKIFKNLERFRGEGSFEGWVRRIFVNTAIEQIRKKKTDLSLTEKEESIEYKSVSAIENINEKDLLRIIKDLSPGYRSVFNLYVVEGYSHKEIGELLGISEGTSKSQLARARMILQEKIKR; this is encoded by the coding sequence ATGCAAAGCAACCAAATGATTCCTGATACCGACTTAATTAGTGGATGCATTTCCGGCGACCGTCGTATGCAGAAAGCGATGTACGACAAATATGCCGGTAAAATGTATGCCGTTTGCCTCCGCTACATGGGCAATGCCGATGACGCACAGGACATTTTACAGGAAGGATTTGTCAAGATCTTTAAAAACCTGGAACGTTTCAGAGGCGAAGGATCATTTGAAGGATGGGTACGACGCATTTTTGTAAATACCGCTATTGAACAGATCCGTAAAAAGAAAACAGACTTATCATTAACAGAGAAAGAAGAAAGTATTGAATACAAATCTGTTTCAGCGATTGAAAACATCAATGAAAAGGATTTGCTTAGGATCATTAAAGACTTATCACCAGGTTACAGAAGTGTATTCAACCTTTATGTAGTGGAAGGATATAGTCATAAAGAAATTGGCGAATTACTGGGCATCAGCGAAGGCACCAGCAAATCGCAGCTTGCAAGAGCAAGAATGATCTTACAGGAAAAAATAAAACGCTGA
- a CDS encoding tetratricopeptide repeat protein: MCRKLFILIISLLGFMAASAQADKAEENYQAGRQLRRDGKCTEAIPLFKKAIEQKPTLAAAHYELGWCYNELGQYNIALPILQQAVKLEPTGFRSLYEAGFAKYKLGRVEEALVDFNQVIKLNANYEKVYIARGDLYKDAKKNTAAALADFLKALSLDSTEKKIHYRIGWCYNDLGKFSDAVPYLQKATSFEEQNYLSYSELGFSLFSLNRFDEAMVHLTKANTLKAGFETTVYYMGLCQVKQNKKQDAVQKYNELVQLNSNYAALLLNEIKLMK, from the coding sequence ATGTGCAGGAAACTCTTTATACTCATCATTAGTTTACTTGGCTTCATGGCAGCTTCTGCACAGGCAGATAAAGCCGAAGAAAATTACCAGGCTGGTCGTCAGCTTCGCCGTGATGGTAAATGCACAGAAGCTATTCCTCTTTTCAAAAAAGCAATTGAACAAAAGCCAACGCTAGCAGCTGCTCATTATGAGTTAGGCTGGTGTTACAATGAGCTGGGACAATACAATATTGCTTTACCCATTCTTCAGCAGGCCGTGAAATTAGAACCAACAGGTTTTCGTTCGCTCTACGAAGCAGGATTTGCGAAATATAAATTGGGCAGGGTAGAAGAAGCATTGGTTGATTTCAACCAGGTGATCAAGCTCAACGCCAATTATGAAAAAGTGTATATCGCAAGAGGTGATTTGTATAAAGATGCAAAGAAGAATACCGCTGCTGCATTGGCCGATTTCCTGAAAGCACTGTCATTAGACAGCACTGAAAAGAAGATACATTACCGCATTGGCTGGTGTTATAACGATCTCGGAAAATTCAGCGACGCTGTTCCATATTTACAGAAAGCAACCAGCTTTGAAGAACAGAATTATCTTTCTTATTCCGAATTAGGCTTCTCACTTTTTTCATTGAACAGGTTCGATGAAGCAATGGTTCATCTTACCAAAGCCAATACATTGAAAGCAGGTTTTGAAACCACTGTTTATTATATGGGACTTTGTCAGGTAAAGCAAAATAAAAAGCAGGATGCTGTACAGAAATATAATGAGTTAGTACAACTCAATAGCAACTACGCTGCTTTACTTTTGAATGAAATTAAGTTGATGAAGTAA